Part of the Cellulomonas hominis genome, GCTCGAGCTCTACGAGGCCGGCGGCCGTGCGCCCGCGCTGAGCGCCGCGGTCGACATGATCGCCGACGACCCGGTCGTGGCGGGCTTCGCCGAGGTCGGCAAGAACGGCGTGCCGATGCCGTCCATCCCCGCGATGGACTCCGTCTGGTCCGACTGGGGCGCCACGCAGGTGGCGATCATCAACCAGCAGGGCGACCCGGGCGAGCTCTGGACGCAGATGAGCGCGTCCATCGCCGCGAAGATCGCCGCGGCCTGACCGGCCCCGCCGGGCGGGCGGCGCACCCGCCGCCCGCCCGGCTCACCCTCGTCGGACCCCTCAGCGTGGAGAGAGCATGAACCGCACGACGACGCCCCCCGAGGCGTCCCCCCGTTCCCGGACGGCCCGCGGGCCGGACGACGGGCCCGGCGGGCCGGGCGGGCCCGGTGGCCCCCGCGGCCCCCGGACCTGGATCGGCGCCCAGACGTTCTCGGTGGGCTTCGTCGCGAAGCTGGTGCTCGTCGGCCTGGTCGACGCGCTCGGCGTCTACGGCGTGCTGGCCTCCGCGGCGCAGCAGCAGTGGGGGGTCCTCGCGTTCCTCGTGGCGGCGCTGCTCGTCGTCAACGTCGTCTACTTCTCCCGGCGGGCCGTGCCGGCGAAGTACCTGGTGCCCGGCCTGATCTTCCTGCTCGTGTACCAGGTGTTCGTCGTCGCCTACACGGGCTGGACCGCGTTCACCAACTACGGCGACGGCCACAACTCGACCCGGGCGGACGCCGTCGAGGCGATCCTCATCCAGGACGAGGCCCGGGTCGCGGACTCGCCGACCTACCCGCTGTCGGTGGTGACCCGCGGCGACGAGCTCGCGTTCGCGGTGGTGGACCCCGACGGGGACGCCCTGCTGGGCGCGGCCGAGCAGCCGCTCGCGCCCGCCGAGGGGGCCGACGTCGAGGGCGGCCGCGTGGTCGCGGTCGACGGCTACGAGGTCCTCGACTTCGCGCAGGTCGTCGCCCGGCAGTCCGAGGTGTTCGCGATGCGCGTGCCGATGTCGGACGACCCGAACGACGGCAGCCTGCGCACGACCGACGGGTCGTCCGGGTACGTCTACGCGTCGACCATGGTCTACGACGAGGCCGCCGGGACGATCACCGACACCACGACGGGGACCGTGTACACGGCGGACGAGTCCGAGGGGTCCTTCGTCGCCGCGGACGGCACCGCGCTCGGCACCGGCTGGCGGGTGTTCGTCGGCTTCGAGAACTTCGCCCGCGTCCTGACCGACGGCTCGCTGCGCGGGCCCTTCGTGGGCGTGCTGCTCTGGACGTTCGGGTTCGCAATCGGCTCGGTGGTCCTGACCTTCGGGCTCGGGCTGTTCCTCGCCATCACGCTGAACGACTGGCGGGTGCGCGGCCGGACCGTGTACCGGTCGCTGCTGATCCTGCCGTACGCGTTCCCGGCCTTCCTGTCCGCCCTGGTGTGGCGGGGGATGCTCAACCGGGACTTCGGGTTCGTGAACCAGACCCTGCTCGGCGGCGCGGAGATCCCGTGGCTGACCGACCCCGTGCTCGCCAAGGTCGCCGTGCTGACCGTCAACCTGTGGCTCGGCTTCCCGTACATGTTCCTCATCTGCACCGGCGCGCTGCAGTCCATCCCGCACGAGGTGTACGAGGCGGGCCGGCTGGACGGCGCGAAGCCGTGGCGGATGTTCCGGTCGCTGACGATGCCGCTGCTGCTGGTGTCCACCGCGCCGCTGCTGATCTCGAGCTTCGCCTTCAACTTCAACAACTTCAACGTCGTCTACCTGACCACGGAGGGCGGACCGCAGGACCTGTCCGCCCCGGTGGACGTCGGGGCGAGCGACATCCTCATCACCTTCGTCTACAAGATCGCCTTCGGCGGCGTGAACCGGCAGTACGGCCTGGCCTGCGCGATCTCGATCCTCATCTTCCTGATCGTCGCGACGATCTCCGCGATCAGCTTCCGCAAGACCCGCGCGCTCGAGGAGCTGAGCTGACATGGCGACCGACCAGACCACCGCCGTCCCGGCCGCCCGCGGCGCCCGCTCGGCCCCCGACGCCCCCCGGCGGCTGTCCCCGCGCCGCTGGTGGCGCGAGATCGGCTGGCGCCACGTCGTCGCGCTCGCGGCGCTCGTGTTCGCGATCTTCCCGATCCTGTACATCCTGTCGTCGTCGCTGAACCCGAGCGGGTCGCTGATCGGCTCGAACCGACTCTTCGGCACGCTGGCCCTCGACAACTACGTCGACCTGTTCAGCGACCCGGTGCACCCGTACGCCAAGTGGTTCGTCAACACGCTGGTGATCGCGGGGGTCACGGCGATCGGCACCGTGTTCCTCGGCTCGTGCGCGGCCTATGCGTTCTCGCGGTTCCGGTTCCGCGGCCGGCGCGGCGGGCTGCTGTCGCTGCTGCTGATCCAGATGTTCCCGCAGCTGCTGGCGTACGTGGCGATCTTCCTGCTCATGGTGATGCTCCGGGACCTGTTCCCGGCGATCGGCCTGGGCAGCCGGCTCGGCCTGATCCTCGTCTACCTGGGCGGGGCGCTCGGGGTGAACACGTACCTCATGTACGGGTTCTTCAACACGGTCCCGCGCGAGCTCGACGAGGCGGCCAAGCTCGACGGCGCGAGCCACGCGCAGACGTTCTTCACGATCATCCTGCGGCTCGTGGCGCCGATCCTCGCCGTCGTCGGCCTGCTGTCGTTCGTCGGCACGTTCTCCGACTTCCTCATCGCGTCGATCGTGCTGGTCGACCCCGACAAGCAGACGCTCGCCGTCGGGCTCTACCAGTACGTCAGCCAGCGGTTCTCCGAGTACTGGGGCGTGTTCGCCGCCGGTGCCGTGCTGGCCGCGGTGCCCGTGATCCTGCTGTTCCAGTTCCTGCAGCGCTACATCGTCTCCGGCCTGACCGCCGGCTCCGTGAAGGGGTGAGCATGGCCACCACGACCACCGTCCCCGCACCGGCCCGGGGCGCCGGGCC contains:
- a CDS encoding sugar ABC transporter permease, which translates into the protein MATDQTTAVPAARGARSAPDAPRRLSPRRWWREIGWRHVVALAALVFAIFPILYILSSSLNPSGSLIGSNRLFGTLALDNYVDLFSDPVHPYAKWFVNTLVIAGVTAIGTVFLGSCAAYAFSRFRFRGRRGGLLSLLLIQMFPQLLAYVAIFLLMVMLRDLFPAIGLGSRLGLILVYLGGALGVNTYLMYGFFNTVPRELDEAAKLDGASHAQTFFTIILRLVAPILAVVGLLSFVGTFSDFLIASIVLVDPDKQTLAVGLYQYVSQRFSEYWGVFAAGAVLAAVPVILLFQFLQRYIVSGLTAGSVKG
- a CDS encoding ABC transporter permease subunit, producing MNRTTTPPEASPRSRTARGPDDGPGGPGGPGGPRGPRTWIGAQTFSVGFVAKLVLVGLVDALGVYGVLASAAQQQWGVLAFLVAALLVVNVVYFSRRAVPAKYLVPGLIFLLVYQVFVVAYTGWTAFTNYGDGHNSTRADAVEAILIQDEARVADSPTYPLSVVTRGDELAFAVVDPDGDALLGAAEQPLAPAEGADVEGGRVVAVDGYEVLDFAQVVARQSEVFAMRVPMSDDPNDGSLRTTDGSSGYVYASTMVYDEAAGTITDTTTGTVYTADESEGSFVAADGTALGTGWRVFVGFENFARVLTDGSLRGPFVGVLLWTFGFAIGSVVLTFGLGLFLAITLNDWRVRGRTVYRSLLILPYAFPAFLSALVWRGMLNRDFGFVNQTLLGGAEIPWLTDPVLAKVAVLTVNLWLGFPYMFLICTGALQSIPHEVYEAGRLDGAKPWRMFRSLTMPLLLVSTAPLLISSFAFNFNNFNVVYLTTEGGPQDLSAPVDVGASDILITFVYKIAFGGVNRQYGLACAISILIFLIVATISAISFRKTRALEELS